In Passer domesticus isolate bPasDom1 chromosome 12, bPasDom1.hap1, whole genome shotgun sequence, the following proteins share a genomic window:
- the NFAT5 gene encoding nuclear factor of activated T-cells 5 isoform X7: MLCGQYPTKSEGKELKIMVQPETQHRARYLTEGSRGSVKDRTQQGFPTVKLEGHNEPVVLQVFVGNDSGRVKPHGFYQACRVTGRNTTPCKEVDIEGTTVIEVGLDPSNNMTLAVDCVGILKLRNADVEARIGIAGSKKKSTRARLVFRVNITRKDGSTLTLQTPSSPILCTQPAGVPEILKKSLHSCSVKGEEEVFLIGKNFLKGTKVIFQENVSDENSWKAEAEIDMELFHQNHLIVKVPPYHDQQITSAVSVGIYVVTNAGRSHDVQPFTYTPEPAAGTLNVNVKKEISSPAQHCSFEEAIKAVKATGCNLEKVNILPSALITPLMPSSMIKNEDVAPMEASNVVGPTQQTLENSMSGISTSASHLPSESENQQQIQPKVYTPETLSTIQTQDISQPGSFSAVSTPGQLQNSDALLQQAAQFQPRDSQPREVLQSDGTVVTLSQLADASQQQQPTLSEPAQALQQQISSSIFSSASGVSQLQNTIQQLQAGNFPTNTATGSSRNVDLVQQVLEAQQQLSSVLFSGSDSSEDVQDQLNADIFQQVSQIQSSVNPAMFSSSDTAVHSRPESLLPGRAESVHPQPEGALSNQQQQQQQQQAMETSAAMVMGMQQNMCQAAPQMQPDLFSSSTAGNGALQQSPVYQQASHMMGGLSSSEDMQMQCELFSSSPAVSGGEAVSGGEAAAPAQPPGSSSGAAMFQPSSSAEGEEASGQSKQMQSSVFQTMVQMQHSGESQSQVNLFSSTKTMMSVQASGTQQQGGGLFQQGGEMMSIQSGSFIQQSPHSQAQLFHSQNPIADTQNISQETQGSLFHSSNSIVHNQTNTNSSDQLQPPMFHSQNAMGVLQSSSVPQDQQSANMFLSQSSMSNPATQEEQMSFFTSPNPISPLQTATNTEQQTSFQQQTQISHIQSSMLPQEQPQTQPAQQGLFQSQVSLGSIQSSSIPQNQQGAIFQPQHSIVAIQSSPPSQEQQQQQQQNMMFSNQNAMSTMAPQKQNMIFNPNQNPVTNQEQQGQSIFHPQSNMASMNQEQQPMQFQSQTTVSSLQNPGSNQAEAQQPTIFHNSPQIQLVQGSPSSQEQQVTLFISSASMSALQNSMSQPELQQSPMYSSQNSMAGMPGTASPPQQQAPLFHNTAGGAINQLQNSPASSQQTSGIFLFGIQNNCGQLLPPGPAALPEELMAMGQPGQPQGEAQPAVPALLSQQLPETPPLPSAMAANQNMEKIDDLLVSLQNQGNSMAGSF, from the exons ATGTTGTGTGGTCAGTACCCGACCAAGAGCGAGGGGAAGGAGCTGAAGATCATGGTGCAGCCCGAGACGCAGCACCGCGCCCGGTACCTGACCGAGGGCAGCCGGGGCTCCGTCAAGGACCGGACGCAGCAGGGCTTCCCCACGGTGAAG CTGGAAGGCCACAACGAGCCCGTGGTGCTGCAGGTGTTCGTGGGCAACGACTCGGGGCGCGTGAAGCCGCACGGCTTCTACCAGGCCTGCCGGGTCACGGGCAGGAACACCACGCCCTGCAAGGAGGTGGACATCGAGGGCACCACGGTCATCGAGGTGGGGCTGGACCCAAGCAACAACATGACACTGGC GGTTGATTGTGTGGGAATCCTGAAGCTGAGGAATGCTGATGTGGAAGCCAGGATAGGGATTGCTGGctccaagaagaaaagcacccGCGCTCGGCTCGTCTTTCGCGTCAACATCACGCGCAAGGACGGCTCCACCCTGACCCTGCAGACGCCTTCTTCCCCCATTCTGTGCA CTCAGCCAGCGGGAGTCCCAGAGATCCTAAAGAAAAGTCTCCACAGCTGTTCAGTGAAGGGTGAAGAGGAAGTTTTTCTGATTGGCAAGAACTTCCTAAAGGGAACAAAAGTGATTTTCCAAGAGAATGTTTCCG atGAGAATTCTTGGAAGGCAGAAGCTGAAATTGACATGGAATTATTTCATCAG AATCACCTTATTGTGAAGGTGCCCCCGTATCACGACCAGCAGATCACCTCAGCTGTCTCCGTGGGGATATACGTGGTGACCAACGCTGGCCGGTCTCACGACGTGCAGCCCTTCACCTACACTCCAGAGCCAG CAGCTGGGACTCTGAATGTTAATGTGAAGAAGGAAatctccagcccagcccaacaTTGTTCTTTTGAAGAGGCTATAAAAG cagtgaagGCCACGGGCTGTAACCTGGAGAAGGTGAACATTCTTCCTAGTGCCTTGATAACTCCACTCATGCCAAGCAGTATGATCAAGAACGAAGATGTGGCTCCAATGGAA GCTTCAAATGTGGTTGGACCAACTCAGCAAACATTGGAAAACAGCATGTCTGGCATATCAACTTCTGCTTCCCATTTACCTTCTGAAAGTGAAAACCAGCAGCAAATCCAGCCCAAGGTGTACACCCCAGAGACCCTGAGCACCATCCAAACACAGGACATCTCCCAGCCCGGCAGCTTCTCCGCAGTGTCCACGCCGGGCCAGCTGCAGAACAGCGacgccctgctgcagcaggctgcACAGTTCCAGCCCAGGGACTCGCAGCCCAGGGAGGTGCTGCAGTCGGATGGCACGGTGGTCACTCTGTCACAGCTGGCTGAtgcctctcagcagcagcagccgacGCTCTCGGAGCCggcccaggccctgcagcagcagatttCCTCGAGCATCTTCTCGTCGGCCAGCGGCGTGAGTCAGCTCCAGAACaccatccagcagctccaggctgggaacTTCCCCACCAACACCGCCacgggcagcagcaggaacgtTGACTTGGTGCAGCAGGTTCtggaagctcagcagcagttaTCTTCCGTGTTGTTTTCGGGCTCAGACAGCAGCGAGGATGTCCAAGATCAGCTGAACGCGGATATCTTTCAGCAGGTCAGCCAGATCCAGAGCAGCGTGAATCCCGCCATGTTTTCCTCCTCAGACACAGCTGTCCATTCCAGACCGGAGAGCCTTTTGCCTGGGCGAGCTGAGAGCGTTCACCCCCAGCCCGAAGgtgccctgtccaaccagcagcagcagcagcagcagcagcaggccaTGGAGACCTCTGCGGCCATGGTGATGGGCATGCAGCAGAACATGTGCCAGGCGGCGCCGCAGATGCAGCCCGACCTGTTCTCCTCCAGCACGGCGGGGAACGGGGCCCTGCAGCAGTCCCCGGTGTACCAGCAGGCGTCTCACATGATGGGTGGCTTGTCCTCCAGCGAGGACATGCAGATGCAGTGCGAGCTGTTCTCCTCGTCCCCGGCGGTGTCCGGCGGCGAGGCGGTGTCCGGCGGCGAGGCGGCCGCCCCCGCGCAGCCCCCGGGCTCCAGCAGCGGCGCTGCCATGTTCCAgccctccagctctgcagagggggAAGAGGCCTCGGGCCAGAGCAAACAGATGCAGAGCTCTGTGTTTCAGACCATGGTTCAGATGCAGCACAGTGGGGAAAGTCAGTCCCAGGTTAATCTCTTCTCGTCTACCAAGACCATGATGAGTGTCCAGGCCAGTGGGACTCAGCAGCAGGGCGGGGGTCTGTTCCAGCAAGGGGGAGAGATGATGTCCATTCAGTCGGGAAGCTTCATCCAGCAGTCTCCACACTCACAAGCTCAGCTTTTCCACTCTCAGAACCCTATTGCTGACACTCAGAATATATCCCAGGAAACACAAGGATCCCTTTTTCATAGCTCAAATTCCATTGTCCACAACCAGACCAACACTAATTCCTCTGACCAACTGCAGCCCCCCATGTTCCACTCACAGAATGCCATGGGTGTCTTGCAGAGCTCCTCGGTGCCTCAAGACCAGCAGTCTGCCAACATGTTCCTTTCCCAGAGTTCCATGAGCAACCCTGCCACTCAGGAAGAGCAGATGTCATTCTTTACAAGCCCAAATCCCATTTCTCCTCTTCAGACAGCAACAAACACTGAACAGCAGACTTCTTTCCAGCAACAGACACAGATCTCTCATATCCAGAGCTCCatgcttccccaggagcagccccagacTCAGCCAGCTCAGCAGGGTTTGTTTCAGTCCCAAGTGTCGCTGGGCtccatccagtccagctccatccctcagAACCAACagggagccatcttccagcctCAGCATTCGATTGTTGCCATCCAGAGCAGCCCTCcatctcaggagcagcagcagcagcagcagcagaacatgATGTTCAGCAATCAAAATGCAATGAGTACAATGGCCCCCCAAAAGCAGAACATGATTTTCaatccaaaccaaaacccaGTTACCAATCAGGAGCAGCAAGGCCAGTCCATTTTCCATCCACAGTCCAACATGGCCTCGATGAATCAGGAACAGCAGCCCATGCAATTCCAGAGTCAGACCACAGTGTCTTCTCTCCAGAATCCTGGCTCCAACCAGGCTGAAGCACAGCAGCCAACCATCTTCCATAACTCGCCCCAGATTCAGCTGGTCCAAGGGTCCCCAAGTTCTCAAGAGCAACAAGTCACCCTCTTCATCTCCTCAGCTTCCATGTCTGCCCTGCAGAACAGCATGAGCCAGCCGGAGCTGCAGCAGTCCCCCATGTACTCCTCCCAAAACAGCATGGCAGGAATGCCAGGAACTGCTtctcctccccagcagcaggctcCTCTGTTCCACAACACGGCGGGAGGTGCCATCAACCAGCTGCAGAATTCCCCTGCCTCATCCCAGCAGACCTCGGGAATATTCCTGTTTGGCATCCAGAACA actgTGGGCAGCTGCTGCCGCCCGGGCCGGCGGCGCTGCCGGAGGAGCTGATGGCCATGGGGCAGCCCGGGCAGCCCCAGGGCGAGGCGCAGCCCGCCGTGCCGGCgctcctgtcccagcagctccccgAGACGCCGCCGCTGCCCTCGGCCATGGCCGCCAACCAGAACATGGAGAAGATCGACGACCTGCTCGTGTCCTTGCAGAACCAGGGCAACAGCATGGCTGGCTCGTTTTAA
- the NFAT5 gene encoding nuclear factor of activated T-cells 5 isoform X6 encodes MLLQLPPLPPWAVLAAPLPPLPALPFTLPQSPTARLCKWRAAPRPWGASENQKGAGGKKTPMLCGQYPTKSEGKELKIMVQPETQHRARYLTEGSRGSVKDRTQQGFPTVKLEGHNEPVVLQVFVGNDSGRVKPHGFYQACRVTGRNTTPCKEVDIEGTTVIEVGLDPSNNMTLAVDCVGILKLRNADVEARIGIAGSKKKSTRARLVFRVNITRKDGSTLTLQTPSSPILCTQPAGVPEILKKSLHSCSVKGEEEVFLIGKNFLKGTKVIFQENVSDENSWKAEAEIDMELFHQNHLIVKVPPYHDQQITSAVSVGIYVVTNAGRSHDVQPFTYTPEPAAGTLNVNVKKEISSPAQHCSFEEAIKAVKATGCNLEKVNILPSALITPLMPSSMIKNEDVAPMEASNVVGPTQQTLENSMSGISTSASHLPSESENQQQIQPKVYTPETLSTIQTQDISQPGSFSAVSTPGQLQNSDALLQQAAQFQPRDSQPREVLQSDGTVVTLSQLADASQQQQPTLSEPAQALQQQISSSIFSSASGVSQLQNTIQQLQAGNFPTNTATGSSRNVDLVQQVLEAQQQLSSVLFSGSDSSEDVQDQLNADIFQQVSQIQSSVNPAMFSSSDTAVHSRPESLLPGRAESVHPQPEGALSNQQQQQQQQQAMETSAAMVMGMQQNMCQAAPQMQPDLFSSSTAGNGALQQSPVYQQASHMMGGLSSSEDMQMQCELFSSSPAVSGGEAVSGGEAAAPAQPPGSSSGAAMFQPSSSAEGEEASGQSKQMQSSVFQTMVQMQHSGESQSQVNLFSSTKTMMSVQASGTQQQGGGLFQQGGEMMSIQSGSFIQQSPHSQAQLFHSQNPIADTQNISQETQGSLFHSSNSIVHNQTNTNSSDQLQPPMFHSQNAMGVLQSSSVPQDQQSANMFLSQSSMSNPATQEEQMSFFTSPNPISPLQTATNTEQQTSFQQQTQISHIQSSMLPQEQPQTQPAQQGLFQSQVSLGSIQSSSIPQNQQGAIFQPQHSIVAIQSSPPSQEQQQQQQQNMMFSNQNAMSTMAPQKQNMIFNPNQNPVTNQEQQGQSIFHPQSNMASMNQEQQPMQFQSQTTVSSLQNPGSNQAEAQQPTIFHNSPQIQLVQGSPSSQEQQVTLFISSASMSALQNSMSQPELQQSPMYSSQNSMAGMPGTASPPQQQAPLFHNTAGGAINQLQNSPASSQQTSGIFLFGIQNNCGQLLPPGPAALPEELMAMGQPGQPQGEAQPAVPALLSQQLPETPPLPSAMAANQNMEKIDDLLVSLQNQGNSMAGSF; translated from the exons AGCATCAGAGAACCAGAAGGGAGCCGGAGGGAAGAAGACCCCAATGTTGTGTGGTCAGTACCCGACCAAGAGCGAGGGGAAGGAGCTGAAGATCATGGTGCAGCCCGAGACGCAGCACCGCGCCCGGTACCTGACCGAGGGCAGCCGGGGCTCCGTCAAGGACCGGACGCAGCAGGGCTTCCCCACGGTGAAG CTGGAAGGCCACAACGAGCCCGTGGTGCTGCAGGTGTTCGTGGGCAACGACTCGGGGCGCGTGAAGCCGCACGGCTTCTACCAGGCCTGCCGGGTCACGGGCAGGAACACCACGCCCTGCAAGGAGGTGGACATCGAGGGCACCACGGTCATCGAGGTGGGGCTGGACCCAAGCAACAACATGACACTGGC GGTTGATTGTGTGGGAATCCTGAAGCTGAGGAATGCTGATGTGGAAGCCAGGATAGGGATTGCTGGctccaagaagaaaagcacccGCGCTCGGCTCGTCTTTCGCGTCAACATCACGCGCAAGGACGGCTCCACCCTGACCCTGCAGACGCCTTCTTCCCCCATTCTGTGCA CTCAGCCAGCGGGAGTCCCAGAGATCCTAAAGAAAAGTCTCCACAGCTGTTCAGTGAAGGGTGAAGAGGAAGTTTTTCTGATTGGCAAGAACTTCCTAAAGGGAACAAAAGTGATTTTCCAAGAGAATGTTTCCG atGAGAATTCTTGGAAGGCAGAAGCTGAAATTGACATGGAATTATTTCATCAG AATCACCTTATTGTGAAGGTGCCCCCGTATCACGACCAGCAGATCACCTCAGCTGTCTCCGTGGGGATATACGTGGTGACCAACGCTGGCCGGTCTCACGACGTGCAGCCCTTCACCTACACTCCAGAGCCAG CAGCTGGGACTCTGAATGTTAATGTGAAGAAGGAAatctccagcccagcccaacaTTGTTCTTTTGAAGAGGCTATAAAAG cagtgaagGCCACGGGCTGTAACCTGGAGAAGGTGAACATTCTTCCTAGTGCCTTGATAACTCCACTCATGCCAAGCAGTATGATCAAGAACGAAGATGTGGCTCCAATGGAA GCTTCAAATGTGGTTGGACCAACTCAGCAAACATTGGAAAACAGCATGTCTGGCATATCAACTTCTGCTTCCCATTTACCTTCTGAAAGTGAAAACCAGCAGCAAATCCAGCCCAAGGTGTACACCCCAGAGACCCTGAGCACCATCCAAACACAGGACATCTCCCAGCCCGGCAGCTTCTCCGCAGTGTCCACGCCGGGCCAGCTGCAGAACAGCGacgccctgctgcagcaggctgcACAGTTCCAGCCCAGGGACTCGCAGCCCAGGGAGGTGCTGCAGTCGGATGGCACGGTGGTCACTCTGTCACAGCTGGCTGAtgcctctcagcagcagcagccgacGCTCTCGGAGCCggcccaggccctgcagcagcagatttCCTCGAGCATCTTCTCGTCGGCCAGCGGCGTGAGTCAGCTCCAGAACaccatccagcagctccaggctgggaacTTCCCCACCAACACCGCCacgggcagcagcaggaacgtTGACTTGGTGCAGCAGGTTCtggaagctcagcagcagttaTCTTCCGTGTTGTTTTCGGGCTCAGACAGCAGCGAGGATGTCCAAGATCAGCTGAACGCGGATATCTTTCAGCAGGTCAGCCAGATCCAGAGCAGCGTGAATCCCGCCATGTTTTCCTCCTCAGACACAGCTGTCCATTCCAGACCGGAGAGCCTTTTGCCTGGGCGAGCTGAGAGCGTTCACCCCCAGCCCGAAGgtgccctgtccaaccagcagcagcagcagcagcagcagcaggccaTGGAGACCTCTGCGGCCATGGTGATGGGCATGCAGCAGAACATGTGCCAGGCGGCGCCGCAGATGCAGCCCGACCTGTTCTCCTCCAGCACGGCGGGGAACGGGGCCCTGCAGCAGTCCCCGGTGTACCAGCAGGCGTCTCACATGATGGGTGGCTTGTCCTCCAGCGAGGACATGCAGATGCAGTGCGAGCTGTTCTCCTCGTCCCCGGCGGTGTCCGGCGGCGAGGCGGTGTCCGGCGGCGAGGCGGCCGCCCCCGCGCAGCCCCCGGGCTCCAGCAGCGGCGCTGCCATGTTCCAgccctccagctctgcagagggggAAGAGGCCTCGGGCCAGAGCAAACAGATGCAGAGCTCTGTGTTTCAGACCATGGTTCAGATGCAGCACAGTGGGGAAAGTCAGTCCCAGGTTAATCTCTTCTCGTCTACCAAGACCATGATGAGTGTCCAGGCCAGTGGGACTCAGCAGCAGGGCGGGGGTCTGTTCCAGCAAGGGGGAGAGATGATGTCCATTCAGTCGGGAAGCTTCATCCAGCAGTCTCCACACTCACAAGCTCAGCTTTTCCACTCTCAGAACCCTATTGCTGACACTCAGAATATATCCCAGGAAACACAAGGATCCCTTTTTCATAGCTCAAATTCCATTGTCCACAACCAGACCAACACTAATTCCTCTGACCAACTGCAGCCCCCCATGTTCCACTCACAGAATGCCATGGGTGTCTTGCAGAGCTCCTCGGTGCCTCAAGACCAGCAGTCTGCCAACATGTTCCTTTCCCAGAGTTCCATGAGCAACCCTGCCACTCAGGAAGAGCAGATGTCATTCTTTACAAGCCCAAATCCCATTTCTCCTCTTCAGACAGCAACAAACACTGAACAGCAGACTTCTTTCCAGCAACAGACACAGATCTCTCATATCCAGAGCTCCatgcttccccaggagcagccccagacTCAGCCAGCTCAGCAGGGTTTGTTTCAGTCCCAAGTGTCGCTGGGCtccatccagtccagctccatccctcagAACCAACagggagccatcttccagcctCAGCATTCGATTGTTGCCATCCAGAGCAGCCCTCcatctcaggagcagcagcagcagcagcagcagaacatgATGTTCAGCAATCAAAATGCAATGAGTACAATGGCCCCCCAAAAGCAGAACATGATTTTCaatccaaaccaaaacccaGTTACCAATCAGGAGCAGCAAGGCCAGTCCATTTTCCATCCACAGTCCAACATGGCCTCGATGAATCAGGAACAGCAGCCCATGCAATTCCAGAGTCAGACCACAGTGTCTTCTCTCCAGAATCCTGGCTCCAACCAGGCTGAAGCACAGCAGCCAACCATCTTCCATAACTCGCCCCAGATTCAGCTGGTCCAAGGGTCCCCAAGTTCTCAAGAGCAACAAGTCACCCTCTTCATCTCCTCAGCTTCCATGTCTGCCCTGCAGAACAGCATGAGCCAGCCGGAGCTGCAGCAGTCCCCCATGTACTCCTCCCAAAACAGCATGGCAGGAATGCCAGGAACTGCTtctcctccccagcagcaggctcCTCTGTTCCACAACACGGCGGGAGGTGCCATCAACCAGCTGCAGAATTCCCCTGCCTCATCCCAGCAGACCTCGGGAATATTCCTGTTTGGCATCCAGAACA actgTGGGCAGCTGCTGCCGCCCGGGCCGGCGGCGCTGCCGGAGGAGCTGATGGCCATGGGGCAGCCCGGGCAGCCCCAGGGCGAGGCGCAGCCCGCCGTGCCGGCgctcctgtcccagcagctccccgAGACGCCGCCGCTGCCCTCGGCCATGGCCGCCAACCAGAACATGGAGAAGATCGACGACCTGCTCGTGTCCTTGCAGAACCAGGGCAACAGCATGGCTGGCTCGTTTTAA